A genomic region of Fodinisporobacter ferrooxydans contains the following coding sequences:
- a CDS encoding LacI family DNA-binding transcriptional regulator encodes MGVTIKDIAKLANVSHTTVSRALNDSPLIKEETKDKIKALAKQLNYVPDYNAKSLVLQKSYTIGLFFTTINQGTSPSFFYETVRGVNSVITEDYNLVVRGIDAYNDFSAINDKRFDGIILMSQSDEDNALIYSVLQKKIPLVVLNRELEENSIINILSDDQVGSFKAVKYLIENGHRNIAIIEGKEGFKSTKERRDGFLKAFIDHKLPVTKEYMVRGNYDMESGYRAMEQLLSLQNVPTAVFCSNDDMAVGAMKAAFENGLTVPNDISIMGFDDIGFSNYTTPALTTVKRPIEEVSRKGGEKLLELMDKQTDKGEKMYINTELVIRDSVCKRK; translated from the coding sequence ATGGGCGTAACGATTAAAGATATAGCAAAATTGGCAAACGTATCACATACAACGGTTTCTCGGGCATTGAATGACAGTCCGCTCATAAAAGAGGAGACAAAAGACAAAATAAAAGCTCTGGCAAAGCAACTGAATTATGTTCCGGATTATAATGCCAAAAGTCTGGTACTACAAAAATCGTATACGATCGGACTGTTTTTCACTACCATAAATCAAGGAACATCACCAAGTTTTTTCTACGAAACGGTTCGAGGAGTCAATAGTGTCATAACGGAGGACTATAATTTGGTTGTAAGAGGCATCGATGCATATAACGATTTTTCGGCTATTAATGACAAGAGGTTTGATGGAATTATCTTAATGAGCCAAAGTGATGAGGATAATGCATTGATTTATTCTGTTTTGCAAAAAAAAATACCGCTAGTTGTTTTAAACAGAGAATTGGAAGAAAATTCGATCATCAATATATTGTCGGATGATCAAGTAGGGTCTTTTAAAGCTGTAAAATATTTAATCGAAAATGGACATAGAAATATAGCCATTATTGAAGGGAAAGAAGGATTTAAATCGACAAAGGAAAGAAGAGATGGTTTTCTTAAAGCTTTTATTGACCATAAATTACCGGTAACGAAGGAATATATGGTTAGAGGAAACTATGACATGGAAAGTGGATATAGGGCAATGGAGCAGCTTTTATCTCTGCAAAACGTACCGACTGCCGTATTTTGTTCGAATGACGACATGGCTGTGGGAGCTATGAAAGCGGCATTTGAAAATGGGCTCACGGTTCCAAATGATATTTCAATTATGGGGTTTGATGATATCGGATTTTCGAATTATACCACACCTGCATTGACTACCGTAAAAAGGCCAATTGAAGAAGTAAGCAGAAAAGGCGGAGAAAAATTATTGGAATTAATGGACAAGCAAACCGATAAAGGAGAAAAAATGTATATCAATACGGAGCTTGTCATAAGAGATTCTGTTTGCAAGCGAAAATAA
- the uxaC gene encoding glucuronate isomerase: MKRFMDENFLLSNETAIRLYNNYAKDMPIIDYHCHLSPKEIYENKRFKNITEAWLYGDHYKWRAMRSNGIDENYVTGDASDYDKFMAWAKTVPMTIGNPLYNWTHLELQRFFGIHDILNEETAPAIWEKANALLNQEGFAARDLIKNSNVKVVCTTDDPTDSLEFHKKLKEDNDFDVTVLPAFRPDKGLEINRNGFVLWVEKLGQVSGEPINSYDQFLEALAARTSFFHSVGCRVSDHALDYVPYKEASKQEVANIFAKALTGEAVSVEEEQKYKTFTLRFLGKIYSKLGWAMQFHINAFRNNNTRMYEKLGPDTGYDCTNDNSIAYPLCSLLDALEVENALPKTILYSVNPKDYSVIASMLGSFQGDGIPGKIQFGSAWWFNDTKDGMIEQMKTLANVGLFSRFIGMLTDSRSFLSYTRHEYFRRLVCNVIGEWVENGEAPDDMELLGSIVQGISYNNAKEYFGF, from the coding sequence ATGAAACGGTTTATGGATGAAAACTTTTTGCTATCGAACGAAACAGCAATACGCTTATACAACAATTATGCGAAAGATATGCCGATTATCGACTATCACTGCCACTTAAGCCCGAAGGAAATATATGAAAATAAACGATTCAAGAATATAACGGAAGCATGGTTGTACGGAGATCACTACAAATGGAGAGCCATGAGAAGTAACGGCATAGATGAAAATTACGTTACCGGGGATGCAAGTGACTATGATAAATTTATGGCATGGGCGAAAACAGTGCCTATGACGATCGGGAATCCGCTTTACAATTGGACGCATTTAGAGCTTCAAAGATTTTTCGGCATCCACGATATTTTAAATGAAGAGACCGCTCCTGCCATTTGGGAAAAAGCCAACGCATTACTAAACCAGGAAGGTTTTGCTGCAAGGGATTTGATTAAAAACTCGAATGTTAAAGTTGTATGTACGACGGATGATCCTACTGATTCGCTGGAATTTCATAAAAAACTCAAGGAAGACAATGATTTTGATGTAACCGTTCTCCCGGCTTTTCGACCAGACAAGGGACTGGAAATCAATCGAAATGGCTTCGTGCTTTGGGTTGAAAAACTTGGGCAAGTATCTGGGGAACCGATCAATAGCTATGATCAATTTTTGGAAGCGCTCGCAGCAAGAACGAGTTTCTTCCACTCCGTTGGATGCAGAGTATCCGATCATGCATTAGATTATGTGCCGTATAAAGAAGCCTCTAAACAAGAAGTTGCCAATATTTTTGCAAAAGCTTTAACAGGCGAAGCAGTAAGTGTCGAAGAGGAGCAGAAGTATAAGACATTTACGTTGCGATTCTTGGGTAAAATCTACTCGAAGCTAGGCTGGGCCATGCAATTTCATATCAATGCGTTTCGCAACAACAATACCCGCATGTATGAAAAACTGGGGCCGGATACGGGATATGATTGCACCAATGACAACAGCATTGCGTATCCGCTCTGCAGTTTATTGGACGCTTTAGAGGTTGAAAATGCTTTGCCTAAAACCATTTTATATTCTGTAAATCCAAAGGATTATTCAGTAATTGCCAGTATGCTGGGAAGCTTTCAGGGTGACGGTATACCGGGGAAAATACAGTTTGGATCTGCATGGTGGTTTAATGATACAAAAGACGGCATGATCGAACAGATGAAGACATTGGCAAATGTTGGGCTTTTCAGTCGTTTCATCGGAATGTTAACAGATTCCAGAAGTTTCTTATCGTACACAAGACATGAATATTTCAGAAGACTCGTTTGTAATGTCATCGGAGAATGGGTAGAGAATGGGGAAGCGCCAGATGATATGGAACTTCTCGGAAGTATCGTTCAAGGGATTTCTTATAATAACGCCAAGGAATATTTTGGGTTTTAA